In Halanaeroarchaeum sp. HSR-CO, one DNA window encodes the following:
- a CDS encoding acylphosphatase, which produces MSGQRTRAHVYITGTVQGVYYRANTRDAARAHGVDGWVQNLSDGRVEAVFEGEKDRVEAMVEWCHDGSPAASVEAVEVDFESPEQLDGFEIRR; this is translated from the coding sequence ATGAGTGGCCAACGAACCAGAGCCCACGTGTACATCACTGGCACCGTTCAGGGGGTCTACTACCGGGCGAACACTCGAGACGCGGCGAGGGCCCACGGCGTGGACGGCTGGGTGCAAAACCTCTCAGACGGCCGCGTCGAGGCCGTCTTCGAGGGCGAGAAGGACCGCGTCGAAGCGATGGTCGAGTGGTGTCACGACGGCAGTCCCGCCGCGTCCGTCGAAGCGGTGGAAGTCGATTTCGAGTCGCCGGAGCAACTCGACGGTTTCGAGATCCGGCGGTGA
- a CDS encoding NAD(P)H-hydrate dehydratase has product MITSDRMAAVDRNATALGVAPEQLMESAGNAVARTVREMAAPGESVAIVAGRGNNGGDGFATARFLSGFDVAVHLLGRPTGIASEVSRANWDALQTAEIPTRRVRDSTALDLGSPDVVVDAVLGTGVTGAPREPERSVIEAINESGASIVSIDVPSGMDADSGEVRDIAVEADRVVTFHDLKPGLEGREGVTVADIGIPDAAERFVGPGDRFALERPRDSHKGDFGRVLVVGGGPYTGAPALAGQAALRAGADLAYVTAPEPVADEIQGYSEDLIVEPIVGTRLVPQHVDDLLERAAGRDVVVLGPGLGDASDTVRAVGEFLERYDGRAVVDADALSAVPDVETNATLVCTPHQGELAEMGGPTADDWETRADLVEEYAADLGRTLLVKGAYDVVSDGETTRVNRTGNPGMTVGGTGDVLAGATAALLAKLSPVEAASLGAFANGTAGDAVVEETGFGLLASDLLAELPRALWGDRR; this is encoded by the coding sequence ATGATCACGAGCGACCGGATGGCGGCCGTGGACCGTAACGCCACGGCCCTCGGCGTCGCCCCGGAACAGTTGATGGAGTCGGCCGGCAACGCCGTCGCCCGGACGGTCCGGGAGATGGCCGCACCGGGCGAATCGGTTGCCATCGTCGCCGGACGTGGGAACAACGGTGGCGATGGGTTCGCGACGGCCCGATTTCTCTCCGGGTTCGACGTCGCGGTACACCTGTTGGGCCGGCCCACAGGAATCGCGAGCGAGGTCTCGCGGGCCAACTGGGACGCCCTCCAGACCGCCGAGATACCGACACGGCGAGTGCGCGATTCGACAGCGCTTGACCTCGGGTCGCCGGACGTCGTCGTCGACGCGGTCCTGGGCACCGGCGTCACGGGTGCACCGCGAGAACCCGAACGGAGCGTCATCGAAGCAATCAACGAGAGTGGTGCCAGCATCGTCTCGATCGACGTGCCCTCGGGCATGGACGCCGACAGCGGCGAGGTTCGAGATATCGCCGTCGAGGCCGATCGGGTGGTCACGTTCCACGACCTGAAGCCGGGACTCGAGGGACGGGAGGGCGTGACCGTCGCCGACATCGGCATCCCCGACGCCGCGGAGCGATTCGTGGGCCCCGGCGATCGATTCGCCCTCGAACGGCCCCGGGACAGCCACAAGGGTGATTTCGGCCGGGTGCTGGTCGTCGGCGGTGGTCCGTACACCGGGGCACCGGCACTGGCCGGACAGGCGGCCCTCCGTGCCGGCGCCGACCTCGCGTACGTCACGGCGCCCGAACCAGTGGCCGACGAGATACAGGGGTACAGCGAGGACCTCATCGTCGAGCCTATCGTCGGCACTCGACTCGTCCCCCAGCACGTCGACGACCTGCTCGAACGTGCCGCGGGACGGGACGTCGTCGTTCTCGGTCCGGGGCTGGGCGACGCGAGCGACACGGTGCGCGCCGTCGGGGAGTTCCTCGAACGATACGACGGCCGGGCGGTCGTCGACGCCGACGCCCTCTCGGCGGTCCCGGACGTTGAAACGAACGCCACACTCGTCTGTACGCCACACCAGGGAGAACTCGCAGAGATGGGAGGGCCGACGGCGGACGACTGGGAGACGCGCGCCGACCTCGTCGAGGAGTATGCCGCCGACCTCGGCCGCACGCTCCTCGTGAAGGGGGCGTACGACGTCGTCTCCGACGGCGAGACGACGCGAGTCAACCGCACCGGCAATCCGGGGATGACGGTCGGTGGGACGGGGGACGTACTCGCTGGGGCGACCGCGGCGCTGCTGGCCAAGCTATCCCCCGTCGAGGCAGCCTCGCTCGGCGCCTTCGCGAACGGGACCGCGGGCGACGCCGTCGTCGAGGAGACCGGATTCGGTCTGCTCGCCTCCGACCTGCTGGCGGAACTCCCACGGGCCCTCTGGGGTGATCGCCGATGA